From the genome of Turicibacter faecis, one region includes:
- a CDS encoding alpha/beta-type small acid-soluble spore protein, translating to MASQSKNKLVVPGAKNAIDQMKYEIASEQGVQLGADATARQNGSVGGEITKRLVKQAQQQLGAQSQE from the coding sequence ATGGCTAGTCAATCAAAAAATAAATTAGTAGTGCCTGGAGCAAAAAATGCAATCGATCAAATGAAATATGAGATTGCGAGTGAACAAGGTGTTCAATTAGGTGCCGATGCAACAGCTCGCCAAAACGGTTCTGTTGGTGGAGAAATTACTAAACGTTTAGTTAAACAAGCCCAACAACAATTAGGGGCTCAAAGCCAAGAATAA
- a CDS encoding alpha/beta-type small acid-soluble spore protein — protein MATRNKLVVPGAQNAIDQMKAEIAKELGVNFGRHATAKENGAVGGEITKRLIAKAKQSLTK, from the coding sequence ATGGCAACACGTAATAAATTAGTGGTTCCTGGTGCTCAAAATGCAATTGATCAAATGAAAGCCGAAATTGCTAAAGAACTTGGTGTAAACTTTGGCCGTCATGCAACAGCTAAAGAAAATGGTGCAGTTGGTGGCGAAATTACTAAACGTTTAATTGCAAAGGCTAAACAAAGTTTAACTAAATAA
- the rimP gene encoding ribosome maturation factor RimP, which yields MSNIVAQTEMLVQPICEAAGVELVDVEYVKEGQSFFLRVYVDTPEGIDIDQCADVAEALSQQLDQQDYIEGEYVLEVSSPGAERPLKTQEAVKGALGSYINVRTYKAIDGQKEFEGYLTNFEDEIMQLEIMVKTRKKIVEIPYDMASKVRLAIKF from the coding sequence ATGTCAAATATCGTAGCTCAAACAGAAATGTTGGTTCAACCGATTTGTGAAGCGGCGGGTGTTGAACTTGTGGATGTCGAATATGTAAAAGAAGGGCAGTCGTTTTTTCTTCGCGTGTATGTAGATACACCAGAGGGAATTGATATCGATCAGTGCGCAGACGTTGCTGAGGCATTAAGTCAACAATTAGATCAACAGGATTATATAGAAGGTGAGTATGTATTAGAGGTTTCATCACCGGGTGCTGAGCGTCCGTTAAAGACGCAAGAGGCGGTGAAGGGTGCCCTAGGATCTTATATTAATGTAAGAACATATAAAGCGATTGATGGTCAAAAAGAATTTGAAGGATATTTAACAAATTTTGAAGACGAAATCATGCAATTAGAAATCATGGTTAAAACACGTAAAAAAATAGTTGAAATTCCTTATGACATGGCATCTAAGGTTCGACTTGCAATTAAGTTTTAA
- the adhE gene encoding bifunctional acetaldehyde-CoA/alcohol dehydrogenase: MTNRITNVEELMSTLETMRAAQREFATFTQEQVDELFYKAAMAINNLRIPLAQMAVEETGMGLVEDKIIKNHYASEYIYNKYRDVKTCGVLSEDLSFGIQKIAEPVGVIGAVIPTTNPTSTACFKCLMAIKTRNAIVISAHPRAKNCTNYTAQVIRETIEAAGAPKGLIAWIDAPSIELTNTVMREVDLILATGGPGMVKSAYSSGTPAIGVGAGNTPVIFHKTCNVPMAVNSLLLSKTFDYGVICASEQSIIVDEAIYEGVKSELKKRGALILNDEQLDAVRRTIIINGALNAKIVGQPAYKIAELAGFEVPKDTKILVGEVTDTSLEEPFAHEKLSVVLAMYKSSNHEEAVEMAETLVNHSGLGHTSAIYADELRAKADIEAMMLRMRTTTVLINQPTAHGGIGDIFNFALAPSLTLGCGSWGNNSVSENVGPQHLINIKTVAKRRENMLWFKVPAKVYYKFGCLPVALEDLKFDGKKRAFIVTDKVLFDLGYTKHVTDELDRYNIQYTMFTDVHPDPLLSDAKKGAEAMANFQPDVIIALGGGSAMDAAKIMWVLYEHPQTDFADLAMRFMDVRKRIYRFPKMGQKSSLVCIATSAGTGSEVTPFAVITDDETGIKYPLADYELTPTMAIVDPALMLSMPKGLCAASGIDVLTHALESLVATVATEYTIPLSLESAKLVFEYLPESYHGGAEAKVAKERMANASCMAGMAFSNAMLGLCHSMAHKLGARFHIPHGIANALLINEVIKYNATDAPFKQGTFPQYETPQAIERYAKAADYLGLTGNTDEEKVEALIRKINELKQEINIPASISECNVSEEEFLASLDSLAVEAFDDQCTAANPRYPLIQDIKQLYLNAFYGEAK; this comes from the coding sequence ATGACAAATAGAATTACAAATGTTGAGGAATTAATGTCAACTCTTGAAACGATGAGAGCTGCTCAACGTGAGTTTGCAACATTTACACAAGAACAAGTAGACGAATTATTTTACAAGGCGGCAATGGCAATCAATAATTTGCGCATTCCGTTAGCACAAATGGCAGTTGAAGAAACAGGAATGGGGTTAGTTGAGGATAAGATCATTAAGAATCACTATGCATCTGAGTACATCTATAATAAGTATCGTGATGTAAAAACGTGTGGAGTGTTATCAGAGGACTTATCATTTGGAATTCAAAAAATTGCTGAACCAGTGGGGGTAATTGGTGCAGTCATCCCGACAACAAATCCAACGTCAACAGCATGTTTTAAATGTTTAATGGCGATTAAAACGCGTAACGCGATTGTTATTTCAGCCCATCCTCGTGCAAAAAATTGTACGAATTATACGGCTCAAGTGATTCGTGAAACAATTGAGGCAGCGGGGGCTCCAAAAGGATTAATCGCATGGATTGATGCGCCAAGTATTGAATTAACAAATACAGTAATGCGCGAAGTGGATCTAATTTTAGCAACAGGTGGTCCAGGAATGGTAAAATCAGCTTACTCTTCAGGAACGCCAGCTATTGGAGTAGGTGCAGGAAATACACCAGTTATTTTCCATAAAACATGTAATGTTCCAATGGCAGTAAACTCTTTACTACTTTCAAAGACATTCGATTACGGTGTGATTTGCGCATCTGAGCAATCAATTATTGTCGATGAGGCAATTTATGAAGGTGTTAAATCGGAACTTAAAAAACGTGGGGCATTAATTTTAAATGATGAACAATTAGATGCCGTTCGTCGTACGATTATTATCAATGGGGCATTAAATGCTAAAATTGTAGGACAACCTGCTTATAAAATTGCTGAATTAGCTGGATTTGAAGTTCCAAAGGATACTAAAATCTTAGTTGGTGAAGTAACGGATACCTCTTTAGAAGAACCTTTTGCTCATGAAAAATTGTCTGTTGTTTTAGCAATGTACAAATCTTCAAATCATGAAGAAGCAGTAGAAATGGCCGAAACATTAGTGAACCATAGTGGATTAGGACATACATCGGCTATTTATGCGGATGAATTACGTGCGAAAGCAGATATTGAAGCAATGATGTTACGTATGCGTACAACAACTGTTTTAATTAATCAACCGACGGCACACGGAGGAATTGGAGATATCTTCAACTTTGCTTTAGCCCCATCATTAACATTAGGTTGTGGGTCTTGGGGAAATAACTCAGTATCAGAAAACGTTGGTCCGCAACATTTAATTAATATTAAGACAGTGGCTAAAAGGAGAGAAAATATGCTTTGGTTTAAAGTGCCAGCAAAAGTTTACTATAAATTTGGATGCTTACCAGTAGCATTAGAAGATTTAAAATTTGATGGGAAAAAACGAGCATTCATCGTAACGGATAAAGTATTATTTGATTTAGGATATACGAAACATGTGACAGATGAGTTAGATCGTTATAATATTCAATACACGATGTTTACTGATGTTCACCCAGATCCATTATTATCAGATGCTAAAAAAGGTGCCGAAGCAATGGCTAATTTCCAACCAGATGTAATCATTGCCCTAGGTGGAGGATCTGCGATGGATGCCGCTAAAATTATGTGGGTTTTATATGAGCACCCACAAACAGATTTTGCTGATTTAGCGATGCGTTTCATGGATGTTCGCAAACGTATTTATCGTTTCCCTAAAATGGGACAAAAATCTAGCCTTGTATGTATTGCAACATCAGCAGGGACTGGATCAGAGGTTACGCCATTTGCCGTTATTACGGATGATGAAACAGGAATTAAGTATCCATTAGCGGATTATGAATTAACACCAACGATGGCCATTGTTGACCCAGCTTTAATGTTATCAATGCCAAAAGGGTTATGTGCAGCTTCAGGGATTGATGTTTTAACACATGCTCTTGAATCTTTAGTAGCGACTGTTGCAACGGAATACACAATTCCATTATCACTCGAGTCTGCAAAATTAGTTTTTGAATATCTTCCAGAGTCTTACCATGGAGGAGCTGAGGCGAAGGTGGCAAAAGAAAGAATGGCCAATGCTTCATGTATGGCGGGAATGGCATTTTCTAATGCAATGTTAGGATTATGTCACTCAATGGCACATAAATTAGGAGCAAGATTCCATATTCCTCATGGAATTGCGAATGCCTTACTTATTAATGAAGTCATTAAATATAACGCGACAGATGCACCATTTAAACAAGGAACATTCCCACAATATGAAACACCTCAAGCAATTGAGCGTTATGCAAAAGCAGCAGATTATCTAGGATTAACAGGAAATACGGATGAAGAAAAAGTAGAAGCTTTAATTCGTAAAATTAACGAATTAAAACAAGAAATTAATATTCCGGCAAGCATTTCAGAATGTAATGTATCAGAAGAGGAATTCTTAGCATCACTTGATAGCTTAGCTGTAGAAGCATTTGATGATCAATGTACAGCAGCAAATCCTCGCTATCCATTAATTCAAGATATCAAACAATTATATTTAAATGCTTTCTATGGAGAAGCAAAATAA
- the rnpM gene encoding RNase P modulator RnpM codes for MKQRKIPMRKCVITGEKKPKKELIRIVRGTDGEVSVDTTGKKNGRGVYLHLTEEVVALARKKNVLSRHLEVEVPESIYEELAKQAQKQVK; via the coding sequence ATGAAACAAAGAAAAATCCCGATGCGTAAATGTGTGATTACAGGTGAGAAAAAGCCAAAGAAGGAATTAATTCGTATTGTTCGTGGAACAGATGGTGAGGTATCGGTTGATACGACAGGTAAAAAAAATGGTCGTGGTGTTTACCTTCACTTAACGGAGGAAGTTGTAGCGCTTGCTCGTAAAAAAAATGTTTTAAGCCGTCATTTAGAAGTTGAAGTTCCTGAATCTATTTATGAGGAATTGGCTAAACAGGCTCAAAAACAAGTGAAATAG
- the nusA gene encoding transcription termination factor NusA: MNTKEFFAALELLEKEKGISKDIIIEAFEHALISAYKKNFNQATNVKVEINEHTGTVKLYQQKTVTEDVTRPQEQISLSEAMRINPHYEEGDIINFEVTPKDFGRIATQTAKQVVKQRIRQAERDNLLQEFKDREGEIVTGIVVKDDGKHVFVDLGKIEALLPMREIMNPDEIKPNSRIKVYISKIESKNKGPVVYVSRKDPNLIKRLFELEVPEIYDGTVEIMSVARDAGDRTKICVFSEDPNVDPVGACVGPSGQRVQNIVDELNGEKIDIIHYSKDPEVLVANALSPAQVTKVVVDESRKATTVLVPDNQLSLAIGKRGQNARLAAQLTGWKIDIKPESEAANLDIEL; encoded by the coding sequence ATGAATACGAAAGAGTTTTTTGCTGCTCTTGAATTATTAGAAAAAGAAAAAGGTATTTCAAAAGATATTATTATCGAGGCTTTTGAACATGCTTTAATTAGTGCATATAAGAAAAATTTTAATCAAGCGACAAATGTTAAAGTCGAAATTAATGAACACACAGGAACTGTTAAATTATATCAACAAAAAACAGTAACAGAAGACGTCACACGTCCGCAAGAACAAATTAGCCTTTCAGAAGCGATGAGAATTAATCCTCATTACGAAGAAGGAGATATTATCAACTTTGAGGTAACGCCAAAAGATTTTGGACGTATTGCAACGCAAACGGCTAAACAAGTGGTGAAACAACGTATTCGCCAAGCAGAACGCGATAACTTACTTCAAGAGTTTAAAGATCGCGAAGGTGAGATTGTAACTGGGATTGTCGTAAAAGATGATGGAAAACATGTGTTTGTTGACTTAGGAAAAATTGAAGCCTTACTTCCAATGCGTGAAATTATGAATCCAGATGAGATTAAACCTAATTCACGTATTAAAGTTTATATTAGTAAAATCGAATCAAAAAATAAAGGACCTGTTGTTTACGTTTCACGTAAAGATCCTAATTTAATTAAACGTTTATTTGAGTTAGAAGTTCCTGAAATTTATGATGGAACGGTTGAAATTATGTCAGTTGCTCGTGATGCAGGGGACCGTACAAAAATTTGTGTCTTCTCTGAGGACCCAAATGTGGATCCGGTTGGAGCTTGCGTTGGACCATCAGGACAACGTGTTCAAAACATTGTTGACGAGTTAAACGGAGAGAAAATTGATATTATTCACTACTCAAAAGATCCAGAAGTATTAGTTGCTAATGCGTTAAGCCCAGCACAAGTAACAAAGGTTGTTGTAGATGAATCAAGAAAAGCGACAACGGTGTTAGTTCCAGATAATCAATTATCTTTAGCGATTGGAAAACGCGGTCAAAATGCTCGACTTGCTGCCCAATTAACAGGATGGAAAATTGATATTAAACCGGAATCAGAGGCTGCTAATTTAGATATTGAATTATAG
- a CDS encoding alpha/beta-type small acid-soluble spore protein: MANQSSKNKLVVPGAKDAVNQMKAEIANEFGVQLGADATARQNGSVGGEITKRLVKQAQQQFSQE, translated from the coding sequence ATGGCAAACCAATCAAGCAAAAATAAATTAGTGGTTCCTGGTGCAAAAGATGCCGTCAACCAAATGAAAGCCGAAATTGCAAACGAATTCGGTGTTCAACTTGGAGCTGATGCAACTGCTCGTCAAAACGGTTCAGTTGGTGGTGAAATCACTAAACGTCTCGTTAAACAAGCACAACAACAATTCAGCCAAGAATAG
- a CDS encoding L7Ae/L30e/S12e/Gadd45 family ribosomal protein produces the protein MNNRQWLNFLGLAFSAGAVITGEQLVVGAIQSKKVHFVILAEDIGGNTFKKVTDKCKFYGIEWVQKGQSDELGHALGKDFRKVIGITDPNFSKALKNKIHAQMHTLNETTN, from the coding sequence ATGAATAATCGGCAATGGTTAAATTTTTTAGGATTAGCATTTAGCGCCGGAGCAGTTATAACAGGTGAACAGTTAGTCGTTGGAGCTATCCAAAGTAAAAAAGTTCATTTCGTTATATTAGCAGAGGATATCGGTGGAAATACGTTTAAAAAAGTAACGGATAAATGCAAGTTTTATGGAATAGAGTGGGTTCAAAAAGGACAGAGCGATGAGCTTGGTCATGCTTTAGGGAAAGACTTCCGTAAAGTCATTGGAATCACGGATCCTAATTTTTCGAAAGCTTTAAAGAATAAGATTCATGCACAGATGCATACATTAAATGAGACGACAAACTAA
- a CDS encoding TrmH family RNA methyltransferase, whose amino-acid sequence MLIESSNNSNVKRWMKLKQKKYRSQFNQFIVEGEHLVLEALKAKVVKEIIIREHSQLPDSIQPHECTVYQLKESLFIQLASTQAPQSVMAVCEMKQKPVTEMNRLLLLDRVQDPGNLGTLLRSAVAFGFDGVILGEGCVDVYNEKVIRSTQGAIFTLAIESHSLSDYIKRLMEQGIHVFGTSLYHGSPLSTIEEFPRMAFMLGNEGSGVQTELLELTHQNIFIEMSENIESLNVSIAGSIIMYHFRQ is encoded by the coding sequence ATGCTAATCGAATCAAGTAATAATTCAAATGTAAAACGATGGATGAAATTAAAACAGAAGAAATATCGTTCCCAATTCAATCAATTTATTGTTGAAGGGGAACATTTAGTTTTAGAGGCCCTAAAAGCAAAAGTGGTAAAGGAGATCATTATAAGGGAACATAGTCAGTTGCCTGATTCAATTCAACCTCACGAGTGTACGGTGTACCAATTAAAAGAGAGTTTATTTATCCAATTGGCATCTACTCAGGCACCTCAATCGGTGATGGCCGTTTGTGAGATGAAACAAAAGCCCGTAACAGAAATGAACCGATTATTACTCCTAGACCGTGTTCAAGATCCAGGAAATTTAGGAACGTTATTAAGAAGTGCGGTTGCCTTCGGTTTTGATGGGGTTATCTTAGGTGAGGGTTGTGTCGATGTTTATAATGAAAAAGTGATTCGATCAACACAGGGTGCCATTTTTACCTTGGCCATAGAATCTCATTCGTTATCGGACTATATTAAAAGACTGATGGAACAAGGAATCCATGTTTTTGGAACAAGCCTTTATCACGGATCTCCGCTTTCAACCATCGAGGAATTTCCACGAATGGCCTTTATGTTAGGAAATGAGGGAAGTGGCGTGCAAACGGAATTATTAGAGTTAACGCATCAAAATATTTTTATTGAAATGAGTGAAAATATTGAATCTTTAAATGTTTCGATTGCGGGAAGTATTATAATGTATCATTTTCGTCAATAA
- the tnpA gene encoding IS200/IS605 family transposase — MANQTNSLSHTKWMCKYHIVFTPKYRRKIIYNQYKTSIRDILKQLCAYKGVEIIEGHLMPDHVHMLVSIPPKMSVSSFMGYLKGKSALMMFDKHANLKYKFGNRHFWAEGYYVSTVGLNEATIRKYIQDQEKHDIAMDKLSVKEYEDPFKG; from the coding sequence ATGGCGAATCAAACAAATAGTTTATCGCACACAAAATGGATGTGCAAATACCATATTGTGTTTACTCCTAAGTATAGACGAAAAATAATATATAATCAATATAAAACAAGTATAAGAGATATTTTAAAACAACTTTGTGCCTATAAAGGAGTTGAAATTATTGAAGGGCATTTAATGCCAGATCATGTACATATGTTAGTAAGTATTCCACCTAAAATGAGTGTATCTAGTTTTATGGGATATTTGAAAGGAAAGAGTGCATTGATGATGTTTGATAAACATGCAAATTTGAAATACAAATTTGGAAATCGGCATTTTTGGGCAGAAGGATATTATGTCAGTACGGTTGGCCTAAATGAGGCAACGATAAGGAAATATATTCAGGATCAGGAAAAGCATGATATTGCGATGGATAAATTAAGTGTAAAAGAATATGAAGACCCCTTTAAGGGGTAG
- a CDS encoding alpha/beta-type small acid-soluble spore protein → MSTRNKLVVPGAQNAIDQMKAEIAKEFGVNLGPDTSSRQNGSVGGEITKRLVKQAQQQLSGNSQE, encoded by the coding sequence ATGTCAACACGTAATAAATTAGTGGTTCCTGGTGCTCAAAATGCAATTGATCAAATGAAAGCTGAGATTGCTAAAGAATTCGGTGTAAATTTAGGCCCTGATACTTCTTCACGCCAAAATGGTTCTGTCGGTGGAGAAATTACAAAACGCTTAGTTAAACAAGCTCAACAACAATTAAGCGGTAACTCTCAAGAGTAA
- a CDS encoding cysteine desulfurase family protein: MIYLDNSATTPVDPEVLKAFVKVNENFWGNPSSLHAFGARAEQLLIQAEKQVLTLLNAKNHKVIFNSGATESNNLAIRGFCHAYKKRGNHIITTPIEHASVHETIEELEQEGFRVTYIDVTATKEGILQQIQEAICEDTILISCMHVNNEMGMILPIYEIGQLLKKYPKVKFHVDAVQSIGKIPVDIDKMNIDLLSLSAHKFHGVKGCGALIMNQYLNLAPEITGGHQMYGLRSGTINVAGAVSLAKALRLVIEPLDSNYRHVKSLFDYAIQELEKIDGVVINSNREEQTPYIINFAAVPIKGETLVHALEEYDVYISAKSACSSKSAAASRILMALGIGEDIALESVRVSFSDRSTKEDVDQLIKALKVVIAQLKY, encoded by the coding sequence ATGATTTATTTAGATAATAGTGCAACAACTCCTGTCGATCCAGAAGTATTAAAAGCCTTTGTAAAAGTTAATGAAAATTTTTGGGGAAATCCGAGTTCATTACATGCGTTTGGGGCGAGAGCCGAACAACTTCTTATTCAAGCAGAAAAACAAGTTCTAACGCTTTTAAACGCCAAAAATCATAAGGTTATTTTCAATTCTGGAGCAACAGAAAGTAACAACTTAGCGATTCGTGGGTTTTGTCATGCTTACAAAAAACGTGGGAACCATATTATTACCACTCCTATTGAGCACGCATCAGTTCATGAAACGATTGAGGAATTAGAGCAAGAAGGGTTCCGAGTTACTTATATTGACGTTACGGCAACGAAGGAGGGGATCCTTCAACAAATTCAAGAGGCGATTTGTGAAGATACGATTTTAATTTCATGTATGCATGTCAATAATGAAATGGGAATGATCCTCCCTATTTATGAAATTGGGCAATTACTTAAAAAGTATCCAAAAGTTAAGTTTCATGTGGATGCTGTTCAAAGTATTGGGAAAATTCCTGTGGATATAGATAAAATGAATATTGACTTATTATCATTGTCTGCTCATAAGTTTCACGGTGTTAAAGGGTGTGGGGCTTTGATTATGAATCAATATTTAAATCTAGCTCCAGAAATTACAGGTGGGCATCAAATGTATGGCCTTCGTTCAGGAACGATTAACGTTGCTGGAGCCGTTTCTTTAGCCAAAGCATTACGATTAGTGATTGAGCCACTAGATAGTAATTATCGTCATGTTAAAAGTCTTTTTGACTACGCGATACAAGAATTAGAAAAAATAGACGGTGTTGTCATCAATAGTAACCGTGAAGAACAGACCCCTTATATCATTAATTTTGCCGCAGTTCCAATTAAAGGGGAAACGTTAGTCCATGCGCTTGAGGAATACGACGTGTATATCTCTGCGAAGTCCGCTTGTTCTTCAAAATCGGCGGCTGCCTCAAGAATTTTGATGGCACTAGGAATTGGTGAAGACATCGCCTTAGAAAGTGTGCGAGTTAGTTTCTCTGATCGTTCTACTAAAGAAGATGTCGATCAGTTAATTAAAGCTTTAAAAGTAGTCATCGCTCAATTAAAATATTAA
- the thiI gene encoding tRNA uracil 4-sulfurtransferase ThiI translates to MIYDRILVRYGELSIKGKNRKYFKNALHKIIRRKLSDLKQLKYEVTRDRFYIILNGTNPDLVTEQLDKVFGLQSYSLTARCENDIDAIKALALEIINEQPAVKTTFKVETKRSDKQFPMQSGEISRAVGAHLLINTSHLSVDVHHPDMTVFVEVRREGTFIMAEHIKGLGGFPVGISGKGLLMISGGIDSPVAGYLMQKRGVEVEAIHFASPPYTSIRSKQKVLDLMEKNAHYAPEGRIDVHIVPFTQLQTAIYENIPSSYTMTVMRRMMYRIAEGIAKKREILVLANGESLGQVASQTLASMYAINAVTNMPIIRPVATLDKNEIIEIAKKIDTYDISIRPYEDCCTVFVPEHPATNPSLEKCVEFEQNFDFDSLVQQCIDQTEIITVSAGEMIELEDNTACALNDLF, encoded by the coding sequence ATGATTTATGATCGTATTTTAGTCCGTTATGGTGAATTATCGATTAAAGGGAAAAACCGTAAGTATTTTAAAAATGCCTTACATAAAATAATTAGACGTAAATTAAGTGATTTGAAGCAATTAAAGTATGAAGTGACTCGTGATCGCTTTTATATTATTTTAAATGGGACAAATCCTGACCTTGTGACGGAGCAACTAGATAAAGTATTCGGATTACAATCATACAGTTTGACGGCGCGTTGTGAAAATGATATTGATGCGATTAAAGCATTAGCTTTAGAGATCATTAATGAGCAACCAGCTGTTAAAACAACGTTCAAGGTTGAAACTAAACGTTCAGATAAGCAATTTCCGATGCAATCAGGTGAAATTTCACGTGCAGTTGGTGCTCATCTTCTTATTAATACGTCTCATCTAAGTGTTGATGTGCATCATCCTGATATGACTGTTTTTGTAGAGGTTCGTCGCGAAGGAACATTTATTATGGCGGAACATATTAAAGGATTAGGTGGGTTCCCAGTAGGAATTAGCGGGAAAGGTCTTCTCATGATTTCAGGAGGAATTGATAGTCCTGTTGCCGGTTATTTAATGCAAAAACGCGGGGTTGAAGTAGAGGCCATTCACTTTGCTTCTCCACCTTATACATCTATTCGTTCAAAGCAAAAAGTTCTTGACTTAATGGAAAAAAATGCACATTATGCGCCTGAAGGACGTATTGATGTACATATTGTTCCATTTACGCAATTACAAACCGCGATTTACGAGAATATTCCGAGCAGTTATACGATGACGGTTATGCGCCGTATGATGTATCGTATTGCTGAAGGAATTGCTAAAAAACGTGAAATTTTAGTTTTAGCCAATGGAGAAAGTTTAGGACAGGTAGCGTCTCAAACGTTAGCGAGCATGTATGCGATTAATGCCGTTACTAATATGCCGATTATTCGTCCAGTGGCCACCCTTGATAAAAATGAAATTATCGAAATTGCGAAAAAAATCGATACTTATGATATCTCAATTCGTCCATATGAAGATTGTTGTACGGTCTTTGTTCCTGAACATCCGGCGACAAATCCATCGCTTGAAAAGTGTGTGGAATTTGAACAAAACTTTGATTTTGACTCTCTTGTTCAACAATGTATTGATCAAACAGAAATCATTACAGTGAGTGCAGGAGAAATGATTGAACTTGAAGATAATACAGCATGTGCACTGAATGATTTATTTTAA